A portion of the Adhaeribacter radiodurans genome contains these proteins:
- a CDS encoding phosphoribosylpyrophosphate synthetase, with product MKQFDTLVEALQDLKRRGYTYNFNVAQECLECAEINLKLYPQDFNVTEFYRFEGPTDPADSTILYAIEGKNGTKGVLVNAYGVYSDPGSAALMAKLHLS from the coding sequence ATGAAACAGTTTGATACCTTAGTAGAGGCTCTACAGGATTTAAAAAGACGGGGTTATACCTACAATTTTAACGTGGCGCAAGAATGCCTGGAATGTGCCGAAATCAATTTAAAGTTATATCCGCAGGATTTTAATGTCACGGAATTTTACCGTTTCGAAGGGCCAACCGATCCGGCAGATAGCACCATCTTATACGCCATTGAAGGTAAGAATGGCACCAAAGGCGTACTGGTCAATGCTTATGGCGTATATTCCGATCCAGGCTCAGCTGCTTTAATGGCTAAACTTCATTTATCCTAA
- a CDS encoding UbiA family prenyltransferase: MADAFKLMRIPFSVFLMPVYWFALSVLPTFNSIKAGWVFVILHLLVYPASNGYNSYFDKDEGSIGGLKHPPKVTQKLFWLVLLFDFLAVTCSFLFVSLEFTSGIFIYLLVSKAYSYDKIRLKKYPVISTLVVIFFQGFFTFIIVQLGSAATPNQIMQPSNLIFAFVSTLFLCGSYPLTQVYQHHEDASRGDRTLSLYLGIKGTFIFSAVSLLVGASLLIWNYLTTNHVSNIYIFLICTGPVLFIFSSWFWQVNKDTTAANFENTMRMNKVSSISLSLAFILILLFTKLSLSL, translated from the coding sequence ATGGCTGATGCTTTCAAATTAATGCGAATTCCTTTTTCGGTGTTTTTAATGCCCGTTTATTGGTTTGCTTTAAGCGTTTTACCAACTTTTAATTCTATTAAGGCAGGATGGGTTTTTGTTATCTTACATTTATTGGTTTATCCGGCTAGCAATGGATATAATTCTTATTTTGATAAAGATGAAGGTAGTATTGGCGGCTTAAAACATCCACCGAAGGTTACTCAAAAATTATTCTGGCTTGTTCTGCTTTTTGATTTTCTGGCAGTTACCTGCTCTTTTTTGTTTGTATCGCTGGAGTTTACCTCCGGAATTTTCATTTATTTGCTGGTATCCAAAGCGTATAGTTACGATAAAATCCGGTTAAAGAAATATCCTGTTATCAGTACTTTAGTGGTGATCTTTTTTCAAGGATTCTTTACTTTTATAATAGTGCAATTAGGTAGCGCTGCCACACCTAACCAAATAATGCAACCATCCAATTTAATTTTTGCTTTTGTAAGCACCTTGTTTTTATGTGGTTCTTACCCGCTTACGCAAGTATACCAACATCACGAAGATGCCTCACGCGGCGATCGTACTTTAAGTCTGTATTTAGGTATAAAAGGTACTTTCATATTTTCAGCCGTAAGTTTACTGGTTGGAGCCAGCTTACTAATCTGGAATTACCTTACTACCAATCATGTTAGTAATATTTATATTTTCTTAATCTGTACGGGTCCGGTGTTATTTATTTTTAGTAGCTGGTTTTGGCAAGTAAATAAAGATACAACAGCCGCCAATTTTGAAAATACCATGCGCATGAACAAAGTCTCTTCGATTAGTTTGAGTTTAGCTTTTATTTTAATATTACTATTTACTAAACTAAGTTTAAGTCTTTAA
- a CDS encoding ATP-binding protein yields the protein MEEQTVQTQPARKKDPRISLPLETLRNISLFEGLSNEQLSCDIVGEIKEYRRGEIMWQEGEPARLFVVVLEGTLQIYRIVRGQRLLINKFTPGMTGGEVPLLAGTPHPGNAVALTDVKLFVIYEDEFWEMMGSCSIVRKRILANMAERTKEINTLTNQREKLISLGTMSAGLAHELNNPASAAKRASQNLLNTLEAFDTHSSQMLKDVVFKEKNLPGDPFLPLYEKMQLEGLKLNTLEKNDREDELLDWLEEQGVEDAWDVASVFVSVGITRDMLAEFAEQLLPEHIINFLHWMPKDIEMRLLAQELKQSTERISTLLQAIKAYTYMDQESQYQNIDLHEGITNTLIILNHKLKIKEIEVVKEFGTNIPQIHAFGSELNQVWTNLLDNAIDAVPPKGIIKIRTYIDPIDENMVSIEFQDNGVGIPLDIQERIFEPFFTTKGVGKGTGIGLEISQRIIVNQHKGSIKVKSETGKTVFKVCLPINLELCTQEKFV from the coding sequence ATGGAAGAACAAACCGTACAAACCCAGCCTGCCCGGAAGAAAGATCCCCGGATTTCTTTGCCCTTAGAAACCCTTCGTAATATTTCGCTTTTCGAAGGATTAAGCAATGAACAATTAAGCTGCGATATTGTAGGTGAAATAAAAGAATACCGCCGGGGCGAAATTATGTGGCAGGAGGGAGAACCTGCCCGTTTGTTTGTGGTAGTATTAGAAGGTACTTTGCAAATTTACCGGATTGTACGCGGGCAACGCTTACTCATTAATAAATTTACACCCGGCATGACCGGAGGCGAAGTTCCTTTATTGGCCGGAACCCCGCACCCCGGTAATGCAGTTGCTTTAACAGATGTAAAGCTGTTTGTTATTTACGAAGATGAATTCTGGGAAATGATGGGCAGTTGCTCTATTGTGCGCAAACGAATTTTAGCCAACATGGCAGAACGCACAAAAGAAATAAATACGCTTACCAACCAACGCGAAAAATTAATTTCCTTGGGCACTATGTCGGCGGGGCTGGCCCACGAATTAAATAATCCGGCATCGGCGGCGAAACGAGCATCTCAAAATTTACTAAATACTTTGGAAGCTTTTGATACGCACTCGTCGCAGATGTTGAAAGACGTTGTTTTTAAAGAAAAAAACTTACCCGGTGATCCTTTTTTGCCGCTCTATGAAAAAATGCAGCTCGAAGGTTTAAAATTAAATACCCTCGAAAAAAACGACCGCGAAGATGAACTGCTGGATTGGCTCGAAGAGCAAGGGGTAGAAGATGCCTGGGATGTAGCCTCTGTTTTTGTATCAGTAGGAATAACCCGCGACATGCTGGCCGAATTTGCGGAACAGTTGTTACCGGAGCACATTATTAATTTCCTGCATTGGATGCCCAAAGATATTGAAATGCGCCTTTTAGCGCAGGAATTAAAGCAAAGTACCGAACGGATCAGCACTCTCCTTCAGGCCATAAAGGCGTATACTTACATGGATCAGGAATCGCAGTACCAAAACATTGATTTACACGAAGGCATTACCAATACGCTTATAATTTTAAATCATAAATTAAAAATAAAGGAAATTGAGGTTGTAAAAGAATTTGGTACGAACATCCCGCAAATCCATGCCTTCGGTAGCGAGCTCAACCAAGTCTGGACCAACTTACTCGATAATGCCATTGATGCGGTTCCGCCAAAAGGAATAATTAAAATTCGGACCTATATCGATCCCATTGACGAAAATATGGTCTCAATTGAGTTTCAGGACAATGGAGTAGGTATTCCGCTGGATATTCAGGAACGCATTTTTGAACCGTTTTTTACTACCAAAGGTGTAGGAAAGGGCACCGGCATAGGTCTGGAAATTTCGCAACGTATTATTGTTAATCAGCACAAGGGTTCTATTAAAGTAAAATCAGAAACCGGCAAAACCGTGTTTAAAGTTTGCTTACCCATAAATTTAGAACTTTGCACTCAAGAAAAGTTTGTTTAG
- the serS gene encoding serine--tRNA ligase — MLQLSVLREQTELVLAGLTKKNYKNAVQEVQTILDLDNQRRSQQARHDEEQARANSLAREIGALMKSGQKEKAEALKAETAALKITTKNLAEELSEIEKKLQNVLVKLPNLPHNSVPEGKTPEDNEIVYQHGKIPTLSSDALPHWELIKKYDIIDFELGNKITGAGFPVYKKQGARLQRALINFFLDQALNAGYTEIQPPILVNEASGYGTGQLPDKDGQMYHATEDNYYLIPTAEVPITNLYRDEIIAADKLPVRNAGYTPCFRREAGSWGADVRGLNRLHQFDKVEIVRIEEPDKSYSALDEMSQYIQGLLQKLELPYRVLRLCGGDLGFTSALTYDMEVFSAAQNRWLEVSSCSNFETYQANRLNLRYKPGGGKTLLLHTLNGSALALPRIVAALLENNQTAEGILLPEVLHSYCGFDKITF; from the coding sequence ATGCTGCAATTATCGGTTTTAAGAGAGCAAACAGAATTAGTACTGGCTGGTTTAACAAAAAAAAACTATAAAAACGCCGTTCAGGAAGTTCAAACTATTTTAGATCTGGACAACCAACGCCGTAGCCAGCAGGCCCGGCACGATGAAGAACAAGCTCGAGCAAACAGTCTAGCCCGTGAAATTGGTGCGCTAATGAAAAGCGGCCAGAAAGAAAAAGCGGAAGCTTTGAAAGCAGAAACAGCCGCTCTTAAGATTACAACTAAAAATCTGGCGGAAGAGTTGTCAGAAATTGAAAAAAAATTACAAAATGTGCTGGTAAAGTTGCCCAACCTGCCTCATAACAGCGTACCTGAAGGTAAAACGCCCGAAGATAACGAAATTGTATACCAACACGGAAAAATTCCGACTTTATCTTCGGATGCATTACCGCATTGGGAGCTCATAAAAAAATATGATATTATTGATTTTGAGTTAGGTAACAAAATAACCGGGGCAGGTTTTCCGGTTTACAAAAAACAAGGTGCCCGTTTGCAACGAGCTTTAATTAACTTCTTTCTGGATCAAGCTTTAAATGCGGGCTATACCGAAATTCAACCTCCTATTTTAGTAAACGAAGCTTCTGGTTATGGTACCGGCCAACTGCCCGATAAAGACGGACAAATGTACCACGCTACGGAAGATAATTATTATTTAATTCCGACAGCAGAAGTGCCGATTACTAACTTATACCGCGACGAAATTATTGCGGCTGATAAATTACCTGTTCGCAATGCCGGTTATACGCCGTGTTTCCGTCGGGAAGCTGGTTCCTGGGGAGCCGATGTAAGAGGTTTAAATCGTTTGCACCAATTTGATAAGGTAGAAATTGTGCGGATCGAGGAGCCCGATAAATCTTATTCGGCTCTCGATGAAATGAGTCAATACATTCAAGGTTTGCTGCAGAAATTAGAATTACCTTACCGGGTGCTGCGGCTGTGCGGCGGTGATTTAGGTTTTACTTCTGCCTTAACCTATGACATGGAAGTTTTTTCGGCGGCGCAAAACCGGTGGCTGGAAGTAAGTTCCTGCAGTAATTTCGAGACCTATCAGGCCAATCGTTTAAATTTAAGATATAAGCCCGGTGGTGGTAAAACGCTGTTACTACATACTCTAAACGGAAGTGCCTTAGCCCTGCCTCGTATTGTAGCTGCCCTGCTCGAAAATAATCAAACGGCCGAGGGAATTTTATTACCTGAAGTACTACATTCTTACTGTGGCTTCGATAAAATTACTTTTTAG
- a CDS encoding FAD-dependent oxidoreductase codes for MKQPIIFVIDDDPQVLRAIERDLRKKYRKEYRILTAESGEEALEIVKELKLKSEVVALFLSDQRMPGLQGVDFLEQAKENYPDAKRVLLTAYSDTNAAIQAINKVQLDYYLMKPWDPPEEKLYPILDDLLDDWLINFKPDFQGIKLVGFQWSPQSHLIKDFLAGNLIPYQWLDIQTNSKAQELLDLSKMDAKNLPALFFEDGSYLANPDLLSVATKIGLNVTAAANLYDVVIIGAGPAGLAAAVYGASEGLKTLVVERRAPGGQAGTSSKIENYLGFPTGLTGAELTRRAIAQATRLGAEFLAPLEVVDIQLKDSYKILVLTDGTQIKTRSIVLTTGVDYMQLPAAGIDNFTGAGIYYGAATTEAVAARDEDIYIVGGGNSAGQAAMYLSKFAAKVYILIRGQSLAATMSQYLIDQINNTPNIQLLNRTVVKEAHGDSRLKELLLENVETKECWKVKSHFLFIFIGAKPCTDGIKLDFMTNGKGYIETGRELIKYENFRKKWKLDREPFPLESCYPGVFAAGDVRSGAMNRIASAVGEGAMAIKLVHEYLAEN; via the coding sequence ATGAAGCAACCTATTATATTCGTTATCGACGATGATCCGCAGGTACTGCGGGCAATTGAGCGGGATTTGCGTAAAAAATACCGAAAAGAGTACCGCATTTTAACCGCGGAGTCGGGTGAAGAAGCACTGGAAATAGTAAAAGAATTAAAGCTGAAAAGCGAAGTGGTAGCTTTATTTCTGTCGGATCAGCGAATGCCTGGCTTACAAGGAGTTGATTTTCTGGAACAAGCCAAAGAAAATTATCCCGATGCAAAACGCGTACTTCTAACGGCTTATTCTGATACTAATGCCGCTATTCAGGCCATAAACAAAGTGCAACTCGATTATTATTTAATGAAGCCTTGGGACCCACCCGAAGAAAAATTATATCCTATATTAGACGACTTGCTCGATGATTGGCTTATTAATTTTAAACCAGATTTTCAGGGTATTAAACTGGTAGGTTTTCAGTGGTCGCCGCAATCGCACCTTATTAAAGATTTTCTGGCCGGAAACTTAATTCCGTATCAATGGCTGGATATCCAGACAAATTCTAAAGCTCAGGAATTACTGGATTTAAGTAAAATGGATGCTAAAAATTTACCGGCTCTCTTTTTTGAAGATGGTAGTTATTTAGCAAATCCGGATTTGTTAAGTGTGGCTACCAAAATTGGCTTAAACGTTACTGCTGCCGCTAATTTATACGATGTGGTAATTATAGGGGCAGGCCCCGCCGGTTTAGCTGCAGCAGTATATGGAGCATCGGAAGGATTAAAAACGTTAGTAGTTGAGCGACGAGCCCCTGGTGGCCAGGCCGGAACTAGTTCTAAAATTGAAAATTATCTGGGTTTTCCTACGGGGCTTACCGGGGCAGAACTTACCCGTCGTGCCATTGCGCAAGCTACCCGCTTGGGTGCAGAATTTTTAGCTCCCCTGGAGGTAGTAGATATTCAGTTAAAAGACAGCTACAAAATTCTGGTACTTACCGATGGTACCCAAATTAAAACCCGCAGTATTGTACTCACTACCGGTGTAGATTACATGCAATTACCAGCCGCCGGCATTGATAATTTTACCGGTGCCGGCATTTATTACGGTGCTGCCACCACCGAAGCCGTAGCTGCCCGTGATGAAGATATTTATATAGTAGGCGGCGGCAATTCGGCGGGGCAGGCAGCTATGTATTTATCTAAATTTGCGGCTAAAGTTTATATTTTAATTCGGGGGCAAAGTTTAGCGGCAACCATGTCTCAGTATTTAATTGACCAAATTAACAATACTCCCAACATTCAACTACTAAACCGGACCGTAGTAAAAGAGGCTCACGGCGATAGTCGCCTGAAAGAATTATTACTGGAAAACGTGGAAACGAAGGAGTGCTGGAAAGTGAAATCGCATTTCCTGTTTATCTTTATTGGCGCTAAGCCTTGCACCGATGGTATTAAACTAGATTTTATGACCAATGGCAAAGGGTACATTGAAACAGGCCGGGAGCTAATTAAATACGAAAACTTTCGCAAAAAATGGAAATTGGATCGGGAACCTTTCCCGCTAGAATCCTGCTACCCCGGAGTATTTGCAGCTGGCGATGTTCGGTCCGGGGCCATGAACCGGATTGCCTCGGCCGTTGGTGAAGGAGCTATGGCTATTAAACTAGTTCACGAGTATTTAGCCGAAAATTAA
- the rho gene encoding transcription termination factor Rho, which translates to MYNIEELKDRLLSELKEIAEGLGVTSFNRLSKQDLIYKILDQQAITPPEKLPKKYKTPARNQPVAVAEAVPVPANQGQIDFAAKPTPELTPEPAVALATGPEVTATQPEAPVRRPATRREPRIRTATTTTTTNPERVNTNNQENQNRETPVPEPKPVPEVAVPEEVTPVREIVPIRERQNGTARDNQEITPPRENREPAREQPKPREEREAVTALREVREPATLTREPAPAPAREPREVNPTPQPREFRESNREPQTQPNRDNRELIRDQPRDNRDNNQQQRKPNPNQQSNNSINNNNFKEFDGVIVNEGVLELMQDGYGFLRSTYYNYLASPDDIYVSPSQIKLFALKTGDTVKGQIRPPKEGEKYFALLKVDSINGRTTEEIRDRIPFQHLTPLFPEERLKLTTRASQYSTRIMDLFAPIGKGQRGMIVAQPKTGKTVLLKEIANAISENHPEVYLMILLIDERPEEVTDMARSVNAEVIASTFDETAERHVKISSIVLDKAKRMVECGHDVVILLDSITRLARAYNTVVPSSGKILSGGVDANALHKPKRFFGAARNVENGGSLTIIATALIDTGSKMDEVIFEEFKGTGNMELQLDRKLANKRIYPAIDVPASGTRREDLLMDKDELNRVWILRKFMSDMNSVEAMEFLKDRMKGTKDNDEFLISMNS; encoded by the coding sequence ATGTACAATATTGAAGAGTTGAAAGATAGACTTCTTTCAGAGCTAAAAGAGATTGCTGAAGGGCTTGGTGTTACAAGCTTTAACCGTTTAAGTAAACAAGACCTTATCTATAAAATATTAGATCAGCAAGCAATCACCCCCCCCGAAAAACTTCCCAAAAAATATAAGACGCCCGCTCGTAATCAACCCGTAGCAGTAGCAGAAGCGGTTCCTGTACCCGCTAATCAAGGTCAAATAGATTTTGCAGCGAAGCCCACGCCGGAATTAACTCCTGAACCAGCCGTAGCTTTAGCAACCGGTCCGGAAGTTACCGCTACGCAGCCCGAAGCACCCGTGCGTCGCCCAGCTACTCGCCGCGAGCCCCGGATCCGGACTGCCACAACTACTACTACCACTAATCCGGAACGAGTAAATACGAATAATCAGGAGAATCAGAATCGCGAAACACCAGTACCAGAACCTAAACCTGTTCCGGAAGTTGCAGTTCCCGAGGAAGTAACCCCAGTCCGGGAAATTGTACCTATCCGGGAACGGCAAAATGGAACGGCTCGCGATAATCAAGAAATAACGCCTCCCCGAGAAAATCGGGAGCCTGCTCGGGAACAGCCGAAGCCCCGTGAAGAACGCGAAGCGGTTACTGCCTTACGCGAAGTTAGAGAACCAGCAACCCTTACGCGGGAGCCAGCTCCCGCACCTGCCCGTGAGCCCCGGGAAGTTAATCCGACGCCACAACCCCGCGAATTCCGGGAATCTAACCGGGAACCGCAAACACAACCAAATCGGGATAACAGAGAGCTTATTCGGGACCAACCGCGCGATAACCGCGATAATAACCAGCAACAACGGAAACCTAATCCCAATCAGCAATCCAATAATAGCATCAACAATAACAACTTTAAAGAATTTGATGGAGTTATTGTAAACGAAGGGGTATTAGAGTTAATGCAGGATGGTTATGGTTTCTTGCGGTCTACGTATTATAATTACCTGGCTAGCCCCGATGATATTTATGTTTCGCCTTCGCAGATTAAATTATTTGCCTTAAAAACCGGCGATACTGTTAAAGGACAAATTCGGCCGCCGAAAGAAGGAGAAAAGTACTTTGCTTTATTAAAAGTAGATTCAATTAACGGCCGTACTACCGAAGAAATTCGCGATCGGATACCCTTCCAGCATTTAACGCCCCTTTTCCCGGAAGAACGGTTAAAGCTGACCACCAGAGCCAGCCAATATTCTACCCGGATTATGGATTTATTTGCGCCCATTGGTAAAGGCCAACGGGGTATGATTGTGGCCCAGCCTAAAACGGGTAAAACTGTATTATTGAAAGAAATAGCTAATGCTATTTCCGAAAATCATCCGGAAGTTTACCTGATGATTTTGCTGATTGACGAACGTCCGGAAGAAGTTACCGACATGGCCCGTAGCGTAAATGCCGAAGTAATTGCTTCTACTTTTGATGAAACAGCGGAACGACACGTAAAAATTTCGAGCATTGTTTTAGATAAAGCCAAGCGCATGGTAGAATGCGGCCACGATGTAGTAATATTATTGGATTCTATTACTCGTTTAGCCCGGGCGTATAACACCGTAGTACCAAGCTCAGGTAAAATTTTATCGGGTGGGGTAGATGCCAATGCATTGCATAAACCTAAGCGTTTCTTTGGAGCAGCCCGTAACGTAGAAAATGGTGGTTCTTTAACTATTATTGCTACTGCCCTAATTGATACCGGCTCTAAAATGGACGAAGTTATTTTTGAAGAGTTTAAAGGTACTGGTAACATGGAATTACAGTTGGATCGTAAATTGGCCAACAAACGTATTTATCCTGCTATTGATGTGCCGGCTTCGGGTACACGTCGCGAAGATTTGTTAATGGACAAAGACGAATTAAACCGCGTTTGGATTTTGCGCAAGTTTATGTCAGATATGAACTCGGTAGAAGCAATGGAGTTCCTGAAAGATCGGATGAAAGGCACAAAAGACAACGACGAGTTTTTGATTTCAATGAATAGTTAA
- a CDS encoding UBP-type zinc finger domain-containing protein, with protein sequence MNKKLCSHLQALNELKPADKHYCEECVKTNSTWVHLRVCQTCGKVHCCDDSLNKHATKHFQDSQHPVVSSAEPGEYWVWCYPDQQSASY encoded by the coding sequence ATGAATAAGAAACTTTGTTCTCATCTTCAGGCTCTGAACGAATTAAAACCAGCGGATAAACACTACTGCGAAGAATGTGTAAAAACCAATTCTACCTGGGTGCATTTACGTGTTTGCCAAACCTGCGGTAAAGTGCATTGCTGTGACGACTCACTGAACAAGCATGCTACTAAACATTTTCAGGATAGCCAACATCCGGTAGTTTCCTCCGCTGAACCAGGAGAGTACTGGGTCTGGTGTTATCCGGATCAGCAATCTGCCAGTTATTAA
- a CDS encoding biliverdin-producing heme oxygenase, whose protein sequence is MILEALKARTATSHRNVEASPLMQPIANRTLTPENYTQILRKFYGFFQPLENAIHHVAGLEYYLPDLATRRKAASILQDLRAIHQENIVLATLPLCPDVPIISDFNGALGALYVMEGSTLGGKFISKIVYETLGFTPENGIAFFNGYGTQTGPKWKAFQEALRRYTSTSTQEEAIVNSATCTFQKLEVWFNN, encoded by the coding sequence ATGATTTTAGAAGCTTTAAAAGCTAGAACTGCCACCAGCCACCGTAATGTAGAAGCTAGTCCTTTAATGCAACCCATTGCTAACCGTACGTTAACTCCGGAAAATTACACGCAGATTTTGCGTAAGTTTTACGGTTTTTTTCAGCCTTTAGAAAACGCCATTCACCATGTAGCTGGTTTAGAATATTACCTTCCCGACTTAGCTACCCGAAGAAAAGCTGCCAGTATTTTGCAGGATTTGCGGGCTATTCACCAGGAAAATATTGTGCTTGCTACCTTACCCCTTTGCCCCGATGTACCCATTATTTCTGATTTTAATGGTGCTTTAGGTGCTTTGTACGTAATGGAGGGCTCAACATTAGGAGGAAAGTTTATTTCCAAAATTGTGTATGAAACTTTAGGTTTTACTCCCGAAAACGGAATCGCTTTTTTTAACGGCTACGGTACGCAAACCGGTCCTAAGTGGAAGGCCTTCCAGGAAGCTTTAAGGCGTTATACTTCCACTTCTACCCAGGAAGAAGCAATTGTAAATTCTGCCACCTGTACTTTTCAAAAATTAGAAGTTTGGTTTAATAATTAA
- a CDS encoding GAF domain-containing protein → MDIPTSKNYDSEFCGSLPLHFINLVQPHGFIMVVQKETFLIRQISENVIDLLGTTPTELLNRNLADIILPEQMEVIRRKTQQWNIEDRIPENVSFTINNAEQKFSAVIHTKENYILLELEPNVSPVTSSELDFVHIYQEIMFILAAFKKADSIQKLSQIAVSEIKKLSGFDRVMIYQFDKNWNGSVLAEALEPDMQPYLNLCFPASDVPRNARDLYLKNSFRLIPNREYTPARLVPVLNPISSNFTDLSDCNLRSVANVHLQYLKNMGVQASMSTPIVKDNVLWGLISCHHKTPKNLSFEMRSAFVLLSSIISAQVVAKENEYSLGQINSLNDIFTRLLAQMYNEQDFRQGLVRGAYTLNQLFTSSGAAVVLDGEIKKVGKTPTNEEIKSIVHWLQRSRVNKIHTTENLAQALEPAVNYKEVASGLIALPIALERGDYILGFREEMVQTISWGGNPNQAITMEPDGKTYHPRNSFAVWQEQVKHTSLPWSEQDVHVAEQLRIAVLERIVRDTH, encoded by the coding sequence ATGGATATACCCACCAGTAAAAATTACGATTCGGAGTTTTGCGGCAGTTTACCCCTGCATTTTATAAACCTGGTGCAACCACACGGTTTTATTATGGTGGTGCAAAAAGAAACCTTTTTAATCCGGCAAATCAGCGAGAATGTAATTGATTTACTAGGAACAACGCCTACCGAATTACTTAACCGAAATTTGGCCGATATTATTTTGCCGGAACAAATGGAGGTTATTCGTCGCAAAACACAGCAATGGAATATTGAAGACCGGATACCGGAAAATGTTTCTTTTACTATCAATAACGCGGAGCAAAAGTTTAGTGCCGTTATTCATACCAAAGAGAACTATATTTTATTGGAACTTGAGCCCAACGTTTCGCCGGTGACTAGCAGCGAGCTGGATTTTGTGCACATTTACCAGGAAATCATGTTTATTTTAGCGGCCTTCAAAAAAGCCGACTCTATTCAGAAGTTGAGCCAGATTGCCGTATCGGAAATTAAGAAATTATCTGGCTTTGACCGGGTAATGATTTACCAGTTCGATAAAAACTGGAACGGCAGCGTTTTGGCCGAAGCCTTGGAGCCCGACATGCAGCCTTATTTAAATTTATGCTTTCCAGCCTCGGATGTTCCTCGCAACGCACGTGATTTATATTTAAAGAATTCGTTCCGCCTGATACCTAACCGGGAATACACGCCAGCCCGGTTGGTACCGGTTTTAAATCCCATATCTTCTAATTTCACCGATTTGTCGGATTGTAATTTGCGCAGCGTGGCTAATGTGCACTTGCAATATCTAAAAAATATGGGAGTACAAGCTTCTATGTCCACTCCTATTGTTAAAGATAATGTGCTTTGGGGTTTAATTTCCTGCCATCATAAAACGCCTAAAAACCTCTCGTTCGAGATGCGCTCGGCTTTTGTTTTATTATCATCTATTATTTCGGCGCAGGTTGTAGCCAAAGAAAACGAATACAGCTTAGGGCAGATAAATAGTTTAAACGATATTTTTACAAGGCTATTAGCCCAGATGTACAACGAGCAAGATTTCAGGCAGGGCTTAGTTCGGGGAGCTTATACCTTAAATCAGTTATTTACAAGTTCGGGAGCAGCTGTAGTGTTAGATGGCGAAATTAAGAAAGTAGGTAAAACACCCACCAACGAAGAAATTAAAAGTATTGTGCATTGGCTGCAACGGTCCCGGGTTAATAAAATACATACTACCGAAAACTTAGCCCAAGCTTTAGAACCTGCCGTTAACTATAAAGAGGTAGCGAGTGGCTTAATTGCGCTTCCTATTGCGCTGGAAAGAGGCGATTATATTTTAGGTTTCCGGGAAGAAATGGTTCAGACGATAAGCTGGGGCGGCAATCCTAACCAGGCCATTACCATGGAACCGGATGGAAAAACTTACCACCCGCGTAATTCATTTGCCGTTTGGCAGGAACAGGTAAAACATACTTCCTTACCCTGGTCGGAGCAAGACGTACACGTGGCCGAGCAATTGCGCATTGCCGTTTTAGAACGCATTGTGAGGGATACTCACTAA